In uncultured Ilyobacter sp., a genomic segment contains:
- the rpsR gene encoding 30S ribosomal protein S18, whose amino-acid sequence MAVDFKKRRRRVKLRVKIEEIDYKNVDLLKNFINDKGRIKPARVNGASAKLQRKIAKAVKRARNIALIPYTKVEK is encoded by the coding sequence ATGGCAGTTGATTTCAAAAAAAGAAGAAGAAGAGTTAAGCTCAGAGTTAAAATAGAAGAGATCGATTATAAAAACGTAGATCTTCTTAAGAACTTTATCAACGATAAAGGTAGGATAAAGCCAGCTAGAGTAAACGGAGCTAGCGCAAAGCTTCAGAGAAAAATAGCTAAGGCTGTAAAAAGAGCAAGAAACATCGCTTTAATTCCTTACACAAAAGTAGAGAAGTAA
- the rpsF gene encoding 30S ribosomal protein S6 → MKKYEIMYIVNPTVMEDARTEVMAKVEKILTVAGATNVKAEKWGERKLAYPIEKKQSGYYILTTFEMDGTKLAEVERKLNITESVMRYIIVK, encoded by the coding sequence ATGAAAAAATATGAAATTATGTACATCGTCAACCCAACAGTTATGGAAGATGCAAGAACAGAAGTAATGGCTAAAGTTGAAAAGATTTTAACTGTTGCTGGAGCAACTAACGTAAAAGCTGAAAAATGGGGTGAGAGAAAGTTAGCTTATCCGATTGAGAAGAAGCAATCTGGATATTACATTCTAACTACTTTTGAGATGGACGGAACTAAATTAGCTGAAGTTGAGAGAAAGCTTAACATCACAGAAAGCGTAATGAGATACATCATCGTTAAGTAG
- the rpmB gene encoding 50S ribosomal protein L28, which translates to MKRCEISGKGMTFGHQVSHSHRCTNRVWKPNLQPTKIVINGEAVKVKVCSKMLKTLKGANEAETLNILKSNAKTLSPKIAKILSK; encoded by the coding sequence ATGAAAAGATGCGAAATTTCTGGTAAGGGAATGACTTTTGGACACCAAGTATCTCACTCACACAGATGTACTAACAGAGTTTGGAAGCCAAATCTTCAGCCTACTAAGATTGTTATCAACGGAGAAGCAGTTAAAGTTAAAGTTTGTTCTAAAATGCTTAAGACTCTAAAAGGAGCCAATGAAGCTGAAACATTAAACATTCTTAAATCTAACGCTAAAACTCTTAGTCCTAAAATAGCTAAAATACTTAGCAAATAA